From the Clarias gariepinus isolate MV-2021 ecotype Netherlands chromosome 3, CGAR_prim_01v2, whole genome shotgun sequence genome, one window contains:
- the rrad gene encoding GTP-binding protein RAD, with protein sequence MTLNKGDKLRNMDKRRGSTPFPMHLQTLHRRSMPVDDRELRSSMPPALPGELSNLTRCTSYSPNEQHRHSCVSDSSDSVISSGSDSDGQIYKVVLLGEHGVGKSTLARIFGGVEDTLDYEDAGNTYDRSIAVDGEEANILLYDIWEQDNSQWLKDQCMRMGDAYIIVYSVTDKSSFEKASELRIQLRRARQSENIPIILVGNKTDLVRSREVSVDEGSACAVVFDCKFIETSASLHHNVRTLFEGIVRQIRLRRDSKEENARRMANCKRRESISKKAKRFLGRMVARKNKKMAFRQKSKSCHDLSVL encoded by the exons ATGACATTGAACAAAGGCGACAAGTTGCGGAACATGGACAAAAGGAGAGGGAGCACCCCGTTCCCCATGCACCTTCAGACTCTGCACCGGAGGAGCATGCCAGTGGACGACCGCGAGCTGCGCTCCTCCATGCCCCCTGCGCTGCCGGGAGAACTGTCCAACCTGACGCGCTGCACGTCCTACAGTCCCAACGAGCAGCACCGACACAGCTGCGTGTCCGATTCCTCCGACTCGGTCATCTCCTCCGGTAGCGACTCCGACGGACAGATCTACAAGGTCGTACTTTTGGGAGAGCACGGTGTGGGGAAGTCCACTCTTGCGCGCATTTTCGGCGGGGTGGAGGACACCCTGGACTACGAGGACGCAG GAAATACATATGACAGATCTATTGCTGTTGACGGAGAAGAAGCAAATATCTTATTATATGACATCTGGGAACAG GACAACAGCCAATGGCTGAAGGATCAGTGTATGCGTATGGGTGATGCCTACATTATCGTCTATTCTGTGACGGACAAGTCGAGTTTTGAGAAAGCATCAGAGCTCCGCATACAGCTGCGCCGGGCACGACAGTCAGAGAACATCCCCATCATCCTGGTTGGAAACAAGACTGACCTAGTACGCTCCAGAGAAGTGTCTGTAGATG AGGGAAGTGCGTGTGCTGTTGTGTTCGACTGCAAGTTCATTGAGACCTCGGCATCTCTACATCACAACGTCCGCACTCTGTTTGAGGGTATTGTAAGGCAGATCCGGCTCCGGAGGGACAGCAAGGAGGAGAACGCACGACGCATGGCTAACTGCAAACGTCGTGAGAGCATCAGCAAGAAGGCCAAGCGCTTTCTGGGTCGCATGGTTGCACGCAAGAACAAGAAGATGGCCTTTAGGCAAAAGTCCAAGTCCTGTCACGACCTTTCAGTACTCTGA